A region from the Triplophysa rosa linkage group LG4, Trosa_1v2, whole genome shotgun sequence genome encodes:
- the si:dkey-28b4.8 gene encoding sarcoplasmic/endoplasmic reticulum calcium ATPase 2 yields the protein MDNAHTKTVEEVLGYFGVNETTGLSSEQLRKSRERWGPNELPAEEGKSLWELVLEQFEDLLVRILLLAACISFTLAWFEEGEGTITAFVEPFVILLILIANAIVGVWQERNAENAIEALKQYEPEMGKVYRQDRKSVQRVRARDIVPGDIVEVAVGDKVPADIRLTSIRSTTLRVDQSILTGESVSVLKHTDPVPDPRAVNQDKKNMLFSGTNIAAGRAVGVVVATGVHTEIGKIRDEMAATDPERTPLQQKLDQFGEQLSKVITVICVAVWGINIGHFSDPVHGGSWLRGAVYYFKIAVALAVAAIPEGLPAVITTCLALGTRRMARKNAIVRSLPSVETLGCTSVICSDKTGTLTTNQMSVCRVFIVDSVAGERCLLNEFTVTGSTYAPEGEVYKDGVPVRCSQYEGLVEMASICALCNDSSLDFNESKGVYEKVGEATETALCCLVEKMNGFDTDLRGLTPVERATACCSVIKQLMRKELTLEFSRDRKSMSVFCTPNKLTRSASGAKMFVKGAPESVLERCRWIRVGGGSRVPVTSDLREQLLSTVREWSSGRDTLRCLAMATRDSPPDPRTLNLENSATFTEYESDLTFVGCVGMLDPPRKEVLNAVRMCRQAGIRVIMITGDNKGTALSICRRVGIITEQEEEEAGGEPFGSGLTGREFDELPPHLQRQACRTVRCFARVEPTHKSRIVEYLQSLSDITAMTGDGVNDAPALKKAEIGIAMGSGTAVAKSASEMILADDNFSTIVAAVEEGRAIYNNMKQFIRYLISSNIGEVVCIFLTAALGMPEALIPVQLLWVNLVTDGFPATALGFNPPDLDIMSRPPRSPKEPLISGWLFCRYLIIGCYVGAATVGAAAWWFMAAHDGPKLTFYQLSHYLQCSEGHAEFAGVQCSVFESPYPMTMALSVLVTIEMCNALNSLSENQSLLKMPPWSNPWLVGAICLSMALHFLILYVDPLPVIFQIRPLSWPQWVTVLKMSLPVILMDEALKFLARNYIEPGSDLQLDEEEGHAAAAGGVIGMLRRAFKGVSWSFVLISAPLLIWIFSLDSDITNIFWD from the exons ACTTTGGCCTGGTTTGAAGAAGGTGAAGGAACCATTACAGCCTTCGTTGAGCCTTTTGTCATTCTTCTCATTCTAATTGCCAATGCTATTGTAGGGGTGTGGCAG gaACGTAATGCTGAAAATGCCATTGAAGCACTTAAACAATATGAGCCTGAGATGGGGAAGGTATACAGACAGGATAGAAAGAGCGTACAGAGGGTCAGAGCCAGAGACATTGTGCCTGGAGACATCGTAGAAGTGGCAG TTGGTGATAAAGTCCCAGCAGACATCAGACTGACCTCCATCCGCTCCACCACTCTGAGAGTGGACCAGTCCATCCTGACGGGTGAATCCGTATCCGTCCTTAAACACACAGACCCAGTGCCAGACCCACGCGCTGTCAACcaggacaaaaaaaacatgctgtTTTCC GGTACAAACATTGCAGCAGGGCGAGCTGTAGGTGTCGTGGTTGCCACAGGTGTGCACACAGAGATCGGCAAGATCAGAGATGAGATGGCAGCCACAGATCCAGAGAGAACCCCTCTGCAGCAGAAACTAGACCAGTTTGGAGAGCAGCTCTCAAAG GTGATCACAGTGATCTGTGTGGCAGTGTGGGGTATTAACATCGGACACTTCAGTGACCCGGTGCATGGAGGCAGTTGGCTGCGAGGAGCTGTGTATTATTTCAAGATCGCCGTTGCTCTGGCTGTAGCTGCCATTCCTGAGG GTCTTCCTGCCGTCATTACCACTTGCCTGGCACTTGGCACGCGTCGCATGGCCCGCAAAAATGCCATAGTCCGTTCCTTGCCATCTGTGGAGACGCTCGGCTGTACCTCAGTCATCTGCTCGGACAAGACGGGCACTCTCACCACCAACCAGATGTCTGTCTGCAGG gtgtttATTGTGGACAGCGTCGCGGGCGAGAGGTGTTTACTGAACGAGTTTACAGTAACTGGATCTACTTACGCTCCTGAAGGAGAAGT GTATAAGGACGGTGTACCAGTGCGCTGCAGTCAGTATGAAGGTCTTGTGGAAATGGCATCTATCTGTGCCCTGTGTAATGACTCCTCACTGGACTTCAATGAG AGTAAAGGGGTGTATGAGAAAGTGGGTGAGGCAACAGAGACGGCTCTGTGTTGTCTGGTGGAAAAGATGAACGGCTTCGACACAGACCTGAGAGGCCTCACACCTGTTGAAAGAGCCACTGCCTGCTGCTCG GTCATAAAGCAGTTAATGAGAAAGGAGCTGACTTTGGAATTTTCTCGAGATAGGAAGTCCATGTCTGTTTTCTGCACTCCAAACAAACTCACTCGCTCTGCTTCAGGGGCCAAGATGTTTGTCAAG GGTGCACCAGAGAGTGTGCTGGAGCGTTGCCGTTGGATACGGGTAGGTGGTGGTTCACGTGTGCCCGTGACCTCTGACCTAAGAGAGCAGCTCTTAAGCACAGTACGAGAATGGAGTTCAGGTCGCGATACACTACGCTGCCTGGCCATGGCCACCAGGGATTCACCCCCTGACCCTCGAACCCTGAACTTGGAGAACTCTGCCACCTTCACAGAATATGAG TCGGACTTGACGTTTGTTGGCTGTGTGGGAATGCTGGATCCTCCGAGGAAGGAGGTGCTGAACGCAGTACGCATGTGCAGACAGGCCGGCATACGGGTCATTATGATCACAG GTGATAATAAGGGAACCGCCTTGTCTATCTGTCGTCGTGTGGGCATCATCACCGaacaggaggaagaggaggctGGAGGTGAGCCGTTCGGCAGCGGCCTCACCGGACGAGAGTTTGATGAACTGCCCCCACACCTGCAGCGACAGGCCTGCCGCACCGTCCGCTGTTTCGCCCGCGTCGAACCAACGCACAAGAGCCGTATCGTGGAATATTTACAAAGCCTCAGTGACATCACAGCTATG ACGGGTGATGGTGTGAATGACGCCCCTGCTCTGAAGAAGGCAGAGATTGGCATTGCCATGGGCTCAGGCACAGCAGTGGCTAAATCAGCATCAGAAATGATTTTAGCAGACGATAATTTTTCAACAATCgtggcagcagtggaggagGGAAGAGCCATTTACAACAACATGAAACAGTTCATCCGCTACCTCATTTCCTCTAACATCGGAGAGGTGGTCTG TATTTTCCTCACAGCTGCGTTGGGAATGCCCGAAGCTCTGATCCCAGTCCAGTTGCTGTGGGTCAACCTGGTGACGGACGGCTTCCCAGCCACTGCTCTTGGCTTCAACCCCCCTGACCTGGACATCATGTCCCGCCCCCCACGTTCCCCCAAAGAACCTCTCATCTCTGGCTGGCTCTTCTGCAGATACCTCATTATTGGCT GTTATGTTGGGGCAGCTACAGTTGGTGCTGCTGCCTGGTGGTTCATGGCAGCTCACGATGGACCGAAGCTCACCTTCTACCAGCTG TCTCACTATCTGCAGTGCAGTGAAGGTCACGCTGAGTTTGCAGGAGTTCAGTGCTCAGTGTTTGAGTCTCCATATCCCATGACTATGGCCCTGTCTGTGCTGGTTACTATTGAGATGTGCAATGCCCTCAACAG TTTGTCAGAAAATCAGTCTCTGCTCAAGATGCCACCATGGTCAAACCCCTGGTTGGTGGGAGCTATCTGTCTCTCAATGGCCCTACACTTTCTCATCTTGTACGTGGACCCACTTCCT GTTATATTTCAGATCAGGCCTTTGTCTTGGCCCCAGTGGGTGACTGTCCTGAAGATGTCCCTGCCTGTTATTTTAATGGATGAAGCCCTAAAGTTCTTGGCCAGAAACTATATCGAGCCTGGTAGTGATCTGCAGCTGGATGAGGAAGAAGGCCATGCAGCGGCAGCTGGCGGGGTGATCGGGATGCTGCGCCGTGCCTTTAAGGGCGTGTCCTGGTCGTTTGTGCTTATCTCAGCCCCACTGCTGATCTGGATCTTCAGCCTGGACTCAGACATTACTAATATCTTCTGGGATTAG